A single Pedobacter sp. PACM 27299 DNA region contains:
- the traJ gene encoding conjugative transposon protein TraJ, with protein sequence MSTLIVVTIIFMPCISQAQGLAGQIGGLQSVLEMVYAEMLPLCSGLIAAGRAIAGFGALWYIASRVWRQMAAAEAIDFYPLLRPFALGLAIVLFPVVIAVFNGVLGLSVSATAGMVKDSDQAIKVLLDQKELELKKSVKYKLYVGEDGSGNREQWYKYTHPKNAPEDEGWLDGIGNDIRFWADRQDYKMRHSFKQFMSEVLQVVYQSAALCINTLRTFFLIVLAILGPLVLGFSVYDGLQHTLTVWIARYINIFLWLPIANIFGTILGKIQQQMIRLDISEVAQQGDTFFSSTDIAYLIFMIIGIVGYFCVPTVANYVVHAGGGNSILSKVNTMVIGGTGAVAGAASGAGTGMMQDALGDKKSSTSQGMATATGNDYFKDKLSGNSKT encoded by the coding sequence ATGTCCACATTAATAGTGGTTACGATCATTTTTATGCCCTGTATTTCTCAGGCACAGGGGCTAGCAGGGCAGATTGGGGGTTTGCAGTCGGTGCTGGAAATGGTGTATGCAGAAATGCTACCGCTTTGTTCTGGGCTGATTGCCGCAGGCCGTGCAATCGCCGGGTTTGGGGCGCTATGGTACATTGCCAGCAGGGTATGGCGTCAGATGGCTGCTGCGGAAGCTATCGATTTTTATCCTTTATTACGGCCCTTTGCTCTTGGACTGGCCATCGTGCTTTTCCCTGTAGTAATAGCAGTTTTTAATGGAGTGCTTGGGTTAAGTGTTTCGGCGACGGCAGGTATGGTTAAAGATTCAGATCAGGCGATCAAAGTGCTCTTGGATCAAAAGGAACTGGAGCTGAAAAAGTCGGTAAAGTATAAGCTGTATGTTGGAGAGGATGGGAGCGGAAACCGAGAGCAGTGGTATAAATATACCCATCCAAAGAATGCACCTGAGGATGAGGGATGGTTGGATGGGATAGGAAATGATATCAGGTTTTGGGCGGACCGTCAGGATTATAAGATGAGACATTCTTTTAAACAGTTTATGTCGGAAGTTTTACAAGTAGTCTATCAGTCTGCTGCTTTGTGCATCAATACCTTAAGGACATTTTTCTTGATTGTACTGGCTATCCTGGGGCCGCTGGTATTGGGTTTTTCGGTCTATGATGGGTTGCAACATACGCTAACCGTTTGGATTGCACGGTACATCAACATCTTTTTATGGCTCCCGATTGCCAATATCTTCGGTACGATCCTGGGCAAGATTCAGCAACAAATGATCCGCCTGGATATTTCTGAGGTGGCCCAGCAGGGAGATACTTTTTTCAGTAGTACTGATATCGCTTATTTAATTTTTATGATTATTGGAATAGTGGGTTACTTCTGTGTACCTACAGTGGCCAATTATGTAGTGCATGCCGGTGGAGGAAATTCGATCTTAAGCAAGGTCAATACGATGGTCATTGGTGGTACTGGCGCTGTTGCAGGAGCGGCCTCAGGGGCAGGTACGGGGATGATGCAGGATGCTTTGGGGGACAAAAAATCTTCCACTTCTCAGGGGATGGCGACAGCTACGGGCAACGATTATTTCAAAGACAAATTATCTGGCAATTCTAAAACTTAA
- the traK gene encoding conjugative transposon protein TraK produces the protein MFTQFKNIDTAFSHIKRFSIFLMLFCAGLSGFAIYKSYEGIKAAQARIYILANGKAIEVFAAERKDNIGVEIRDHVKMFHHYFFTLDPDEKVIQRNIAGALNLADQSAKKAYDNLKEQGFYSNLMAGNISQEIHIDSTQLDLNQYPFYFRCYATQKLVRSSFTVLRKLVTQGYLRNVSRSDNNPHGFLILKWETISNQDLIKP, from the coding sequence ATGTTTACACAATTTAAAAACATTGATACGGCTTTTAGCCATATCAAAAGGTTCAGCATTTTTTTGATGCTGTTTTGCGCAGGGCTTTCTGGATTTGCGATTTATAAAAGCTATGAAGGGATCAAAGCAGCGCAGGCCAGGATTTATATTCTGGCCAATGGAAAAGCAATAGAGGTTTTTGCGGCAGAACGTAAAGACAACATAGGGGTAGAAATCCGGGATCATGTAAAAATGTTCCACCATTATTTTTTCACCCTGGATCCAGATGAAAAGGTGATCCAGCGAAATATTGCTGGGGCTTTGAATCTGGCTGATCAGAGTGCCAAAAAGGCTTATGATAACCTGAAAGAGCAGGGATTTTACAGCAATTTAATGGCCGGTAATATTTCTCAGGAAATCCATATAGACAGCACACAGCTGGACTTAAACCAGTATCCTTTTTACTTCCGATGTTATGCCACACAGAAATTGGTTCGTTCGAGCTTTACAGTACTTCGAAAGCTCGTCACCCAGGGTTATTTGCGTAATGTATCCCGTTCAGACAATAATCCCCATGGCTTCTTGATCTTGAAATGGGAAACGATTTCAAACCAGGACCTAATTAAACCTTAA
- the traM gene encoding conjugative transposon protein TraM, with protein MMTKRSKDKRKVLLLLPLLVLPFLALAFYAMGGGGRNHKEKDQQLAAKGINTNLPDARFKKTEPVNKMGYYAQLDRDSSLSGGNRLGVMTHRLGFGEVKQEDPAEQINLKLEALNRELEKPEKLPAEQVKSVQQSSQTTSIKNDVDRLEGLMKTMQENKAEDPEMRQLNGMLQSILDIQHPELVQQRYKEKLVSSPDSLFRAIPAEIVDQQKVVQGATIKLRILDSITLNHQNIAKGHFIFGTCRIINQRLLLDIKNIRVGTSIIPVDLSVYALDGMPGMYAPEAMITESLNGGIDNAARGMGLSGFDQSLTTQVAGAGLDAAKSLLSKKVRRIKVKLKAGQRVLLKNNKPEK; from the coding sequence ATGATGACTAAAAGATCAAAAGACAAAAGAAAAGTATTGTTGTTACTTCCGCTATTGGTACTGCCTTTTTTAGCCTTGGCATTTTATGCGATGGGTGGAGGAGGTAGAAATCATAAGGAGAAAGACCAGCAGCTGGCTGCAAAAGGAATCAATACGAATTTGCCGGATGCAAGATTTAAAAAAACTGAACCGGTAAATAAAATGGGGTATTATGCGCAGTTAGATCGGGACAGTTCTCTAAGTGGCGGCAATAGGTTGGGAGTGATGACTCATCGCTTAGGATTTGGGGAGGTTAAACAGGAGGACCCTGCCGAGCAAATCAATTTAAAATTGGAGGCTTTGAATCGGGAACTGGAAAAACCAGAGAAATTACCCGCTGAACAGGTTAAATCTGTTCAGCAATCCAGCCAAACTACTTCCATCAAAAATGATGTAGATCGGCTGGAAGGGCTGATGAAGACCATGCAGGAAAATAAAGCCGAAGATCCGGAGATGAGACAACTCAATGGGATGTTGCAAAGCATTTTGGATATTCAGCACCCTGAACTGGTGCAGCAGCGATATAAAGAAAAGCTTGTTTCCAGTCCTGATAGTTTGTTTAGGGCAATTCCTGCGGAAATTGTAGATCAGCAAAAGGTGGTTCAGGGGGCGACGATTAAACTTCGGATTTTAGATTCCATTACCTTAAATCATCAAAATATAGCCAAAGGCCATTTTATTTTTGGCACTTGCCGGATTATCAATCAACGGCTCCTGCTGGATATCAAAAATATACGTGTAGGGACTTCTATTATCCCAGTGGATTTGTCTGTCTATGCATTGGATGGAATGCCAGGAATGTATGCTCCCGAGGCCATGATTACCGAGAGCTTGAACGGAGGGATAGACAATGCCGCTCGAGGTATGGGCTTGTCTGGCTTTGATCAGAGTTTAACTACACAGGTGGCTGGAGCTGGGCTGGATGCGGCTAAATCATTGCT